A region of Ornithodoros turicata isolate Travis chromosome 5, ASM3712646v1, whole genome shotgun sequence DNA encodes the following proteins:
- the LOC135395695 gene encoding protein krueppel-like, producing MSKQCQLTSKVHFHKGQQHKRTHTGEKPYKCDVCHAEFNLIGHLQQHKRTHTGEKPYTCDVCPAEFSQGGHLQQHMSIHTGEEPYKCHLCHAEFRQNGTLSRHKRTHTEQERTKLEKPLLELVQPEHEPVT from the exons ATGTCCAAACAATGTCAATTGACAAGCAaagttcattttcataagggacagcagcacaagcggacacacacgggcgagaagccatacaagtgtgatgtctgccatgcagagttcaacCTGATTGggcacctacagcagcacaagcggacacacacgggcgagaagccatacacgtgcgatgtctgccctgcggagttcagtcagggagggcacctacagcagcacatgtCGATACACACGGGCGAGGAGCCATACAAGTGTCATCTCTGCCACGCAGAGTTCAGACAGAACGGAACCTTGTCACGtcacaagcgaacacacacgg agcaggaacgcacaaagTTAGAGAAGCCGCTGCTAGAgctagttcagccagagcaTGAACCTGTGACCTAA
- the LOC135395694 gene encoding LOW QUALITY PROTEIN: zinc finger protein 345-like (The sequence of the model RefSeq protein was modified relative to this genomic sequence to represent the inferred CDS: deleted 1 base in 1 codon), with the protein DVCPAEFSQGGHLRRHKRAHTGEKPYKCDVCPAEFSQGGNLRQHKRAHTGEKPYKCDVCPAEFSQGGNLRQHKRAHTGEKPYKCDVCPAEFSQGGNLREHKRAHTGEKPYKCDVCPAEFSQGGNLRQHKRAHTGEKPYKCDVCPAEFSQAGHLRQHKRAHTGEKPYKCDVCPAEFSQGGNLRQHKRAHTGEKPYKCDVCPAEFSHGGNLRQHKRAHTGEKPYKCDVCPAEFSQGWHLRGHKRAHTGEKPYKCDVCPAEFSQGGHLRQHKRAHTGEKPYKCDVCLPEFSQGGNLREHKRAHTGEKPYKCDVCPAEFSQGGNLRQHKRAHTGDKPYKCDVGPAEFSQGGNLRQHKRAHTGEKPYKCDVGPAEFSQGGNLRQHKRAHTGEKPYKCDVCPAEFSQGGNLRQHKRAHTGEKPYKCDVCLPEFSQGGNLREHKRAHTGEKPYKCDVCPAEFSQGGNLRQHKRAHTGEKPYKCDVCPAEFSHGGNLRQHKRARNKDVQMKKDAIANNTVPSSTAESAGMYGWIKIVNLQKNADKTAHPLAPSPQTKRKAGSTAVEKHAALGCNMDRFDPLRR; encoded by the exons gatgtctgccctgcggagttcagtcagggCGGGCACCTACGGCggcacaagcgagcacacacgggagagaagccatacaagtgcgatgtctgccctgcggagttcagtcagggcgggaacctacggcagcacaagcgagcacacacgggagagaagccatacaagtgcgatgtctgccctgcggagttcagtcagggcgggaacctacggcagcacaagcgagcacacactggagagaagccatacaagtgcgatgtctgccctgcggagttcagtcagggCGGGAACCTACGGGagcacaagcgagcacacacgggagagaagccatacaagtgcgatgtctgccctgcggagttcagtcagggcgggaacctacggcagcacaagcgagcacacacgggagagaagccatacaagtgcgatgtctgccctgcggagttcagtcag gCAGGGCAcctacggcagcacaagcgagcgcacacgggcgagaagccatacaagtgcgatgtctgccctgcggagttcagtcagggcgggaacctacggcagcacaagcgagcacacacgggagagaagccatacaagtgcgatgtctgccctgcagagttcagtcaCGGCGGGAAcctacggcagcacaagcgagcacacacgggagagaagccatacaagtgcgatgtctgccctgcggagttcagtcagggCTGGCACCTACGAGggcacaagcgagcacacacgggagagaagccatacaagtgcgatgtctgccctgcggagttcagtcagggcgggcacctacggcagcacaagcgagcacacacaggagagaagccatacaagtgcgatgtctgccttCCGGAGTTCAGTCAGGGCGGGAACCTACGGGagcacaagcgagcacacacgggagagaagccatacaagtgcgatgtctgccctgcggagttcagtcagggcgggaacctacggcagcacaagcgagcacacacgggagataagccatacaagtgcgatgtcggccctgcggagttcagtcagggcgggaacctacggcagcacaagcgagcacacacgggagagaagccatacaagtgcgatgtcggccctgcggagttcagtcagggcgggaacctacggcagcacaagcgagcacacacgggagagaagccatacaagtgcgatgtctgccctgcggagttcagtcagggcgggaacctacggcagcacaagcgagcacacacaggagagaagccatacaagtgcgatgtctgccttCCGGAGTTCAGTCAGGGCGGGAACCTACGGGagcacaagcgagcacacacgggagagaagccatacaagtgcgatgtctgccctgcggagttcagtcagggcgggaacctacggcagcacaagcgagcacacacgggagagaagccatacaagtgcgatgtctgccctgcggagttcagtcacGGCGGGAACCTACGGCAGCACAAACGAGCAAGAAACAAAGATGTacaaatgaaaaaagacgcgatagcgaacaacacagttcCAAGCAGTACTGCTGAAAGCGCGGgcatgtacggctggatcaagattgtaaatcttcagaagaacgctgataagacagcacacccgctagcaccctctccacagacgaaaagaaaagccggGAGTActgctgtcgaaaaacacgcggcattaggctgcaatatggatagatttgatccactaaggcgttag